In Alphaproteobacteria bacterium, a single genomic region encodes these proteins:
- a CDS encoding response regulator, which translates to MSKKVLIVEDNELNMKLFRDLLEAHGYETVQTREGLEALKLAREHSPDLILMDIQLPEVSGLEVTKWIKGDEVLRHIPVIAVTAFAMKGDEQKIRDGGCEAYIAKPISVSNFIDTVRKFLG; encoded by the coding sequence ATGTCAAAGAAGGTTCTGATTGTCGAGGACAACGAACTGAACATGAAGCTTTTCCGGGACTTGCTGGAGGCTCATGGCTACGAGACCGTTCAGACCCGGGAGGGGCTGGAAGCCCTGAAACTGGCGCGCGAGCATTCGCCCGACCTCATTCTCATGGATATTCAATTGCCGGAAGTATCCGGCCTCGAGGTCACCAAGTGGATCAAGGGCGACGAGGTGTTGCGCCATATCCCGGTCATCGCGGTAACCGCCTTCGCCATGAAGGGGGATGAGCAGAAGATCCGAGATGGCGGTTGTGAAGCCTACATTGCAAAGCCGATCTCCGTTTCCAATTTCATCGATACGGTCCGAAAATTCCTCGGATGA
- the rpmG gene encoding 50S ribosomal protein L33, which yields MAKANTITIKLESTADTGYFYVAKKNPRKMTEKIEKRKYDPKARKHVIFKETKIK from the coding sequence ATGGCCAAAGCCAACACGATTACAATCAAACTCGAAAGCACCGCGGACACGGGCTACTTCTACGTGGCGAAGAAGAACCCGCGCAAGATGACGGAAAAAATCGAGAAAAGAAAATACGACCCGAAGGCCCGCAAGCACGTGATCTTCAAGGAAACGAAGATCAAATAA
- a CDS encoding AI-2E family transporter: protein MTRATRHGLIWIGVLAVFIVLLNFFEAILLPFVLGALIAYLLDPLADRLEAVRCPRWLATLLALLAFTLIVTAALLLIVPIVTVQAAGLAKNLPEYVAELTAVLTPYLQQLTDQIALAEFGSLGENAGKIAEGLLKWVGGATQAILNVFNVIALLVVTPVVAFYLLRDWDRIVARIDSWVPRDHLAEVRSQARAIDETLSGFLRGVGSVCLVLGIFYAVALTALGLQFGVLVGLIAGLLSFVPYLGAIGGFVLATVLAAIQFGDILYVGLAAGIFVAGQAIEGNFLTPKLVGDRVGLHPVWVIFALLAGGAVAGFVGVLTAVPVAATIGVLLRFAMGKYRESRLYLGDDRPRPGPQQ from the coding sequence ATGACACGCGCAACCCGCCACGGCCTGATCTGGATCGGCGTTCTCGCCGTCTTCATCGTGTTGCTCAATTTTTTCGAGGCCATCCTCCTGCCGTTCGTCCTGGGCGCACTTATCGCGTATTTGCTCGACCCGCTGGCGGACCGGCTGGAAGCGGTAAGGTGTCCGCGATGGCTTGCGACGTTACTGGCGCTGCTTGCGTTTACCCTGATCGTGACGGCGGCGCTGTTGCTGATCGTGCCAATCGTGACGGTCCAGGCAGCCGGACTGGCCAAAAACCTGCCCGAATATGTCGCCGAGCTGACCGCCGTCCTCACCCCTTACCTGCAACAGTTGACGGATCAGATTGCGCTCGCCGAATTCGGCTCCCTTGGTGAGAACGCAGGCAAGATCGCTGAAGGCCTGCTGAAATGGGTCGGTGGCGCGACGCAGGCCATTCTCAATGTCTTCAACGTTATTGCTCTCCTTGTCGTGACGCCGGTCGTTGCGTTCTATCTGCTGCGCGACTGGGACCGGATCGTCGCCCGTATCGATTCATGGGTTCCCCGCGACCATCTGGCCGAGGTCAGGTCCCAGGCCCGCGCGATCGACGAAACCCTGTCGGGCTTTCTGCGCGGTGTCGGGTCCGTCTGTCTGGTGTTGGGAATCTTTTATGCCGTGGCGCTCACGGCCCTGGGCCTGCAATTCGGTGTTCTTGTGGGGCTGATCGCGGGTCTTCTGTCTTTCGTACCTTATCTTGGCGCGATCGGCGGGTTTGTGCTGGCGACGGTTCTGGCCGCCATCCAGTTCGGCGACATCCTGTATGTCGGCCTGGCTGCCGGTATCTTCGTCGCGGGCCAGGCGATCGAGGGAAATTTTCTCACGCCCAAGCTCGTCGGGGACCGGGTCGGGCTTCATCCCGTGTGGGTCATCTTCGCCCTCCTGGCGGGCGGGGCGGTGGCCGGTTTCGTGGGTGTTCTCACAGCCGTGCCGGTCGCCGCCACAATTGGCGTGCTGCTGCGATTTGCCATGGGAAAATACCGCGAAAGCCGGCTCTATCTCGGTGACGATCGGCCGCGCCCCGGGCCGCAGCAGTGA
- a CDS encoding DnaA/Hda family protein, whose protein sequence is MPLVFAPRPALGRDDFLVTDSNHAAIAWIDRWPDWPAQGLVVSGPRASGKTHLAHVFRERTGAPIIAGGSLRGFESGTGEGLFAPEGVRAARALVIDDADQVADGRDLLHVINFIRENGASVLLTATRPAGHWRAEPADLASRLTAMGAATIAPPDDHLLAAVISKAFSDRQVRVGDDVMRYLLARIERSFEAARDIAARLDAVSLARGQKVSVPLARAVLEDQGRAEGD, encoded by the coding sequence TTGCCGTTGGTCTTTGCGCCGCGCCCGGCGCTCGGTCGTGACGATTTTCTGGTGACGGACTCGAACCATGCCGCGATCGCCTGGATCGATCGCTGGCCCGACTGGCCTGCCCAGGGTCTCGTCGTTTCCGGCCCGCGGGCAAGCGGCAAGACGCATCTCGCCCATGTCTTTCGCGAGCGCACAGGGGCACCGATCATTGCCGGCGGGAGTTTGCGCGGCTTCGAGTCGGGGACTGGCGAGGGACTTTTCGCACCCGAAGGAGTTCGCGCCGCCCGGGCACTTGTGATCGATGACGCGGATCAAGTGGCTGACGGGCGGGACTTGCTGCACGTCATCAATTTCATTCGGGAAAATGGCGCCAGTGTGCTGCTGACCGCGACGCGGCCGGCCGGGCACTGGCGTGCCGAGCCGGCGGATCTGGCGTCGCGGCTGACGGCGATGGGGGCGGCCACGATAGCCCCGCCCGACGATCACCTGCTGGCTGCCGTGATTTCCAAGGCATTTTCGGACCGCCAGGTCCGGGTCGGGGATGACGTGATGCGCTATCTTCTGGCGCGGATCGAGCGCTCGTTCGAAGCCGCCAGGGATATCGCAGCCCGCCTCGATGCGGTGTCGCTGGCGCGCGGGCAGAAGGTTTCTGTGCCGTTGGCGCGGGCTGTCCTGGAGGACCAGGGCAGGGCGGAAGGCGACTAG
- a CDS encoding PleD family two-component system response regulator, which yields MTGLVLIVDDVPANVRLLEAKLTAEYYSIISAYDGEETLRQVREAAPDVVLLDVMMPGMDGFEVCERIKADPATSHIPVVMVTALSDRADRLRGLEVGADDFLTKPVRDEALFSRLKSLIRFKQTMDEWRVREESFGQFGGSEELAKMRDLGIRGARVLAVDEYDEARAHLCEIFAQAGADIESAKGNDEAFARLAQADYDLLVVGSVEGGGAVRFCSQLRARPESRSVPIIVIGNEQMQEELFKALDLGVNDYVVRPLDRAELTARAKTQVARHKYHRWLKDGYARSLDLALTDPLTGVYNRRYFEVHLEKKLAQMRPGSSLGLIFMDIDSFKQINDSQGHAVGDRVLMEVARILRERVREFDMVARLGGDEFVVVTPDMSEDLLLRVTDRLCEAIRGLAIEPVKPGQASLAITMSVGAALTEAAAVSPVELLGLADTAMYQAKFAGGNCVRIETVSAGRPHGGGSGDAAAAR from the coding sequence ATGACTGGCTTAGTTCTTATTGTGGACGACGTTCCAGCGAACGTCAGGTTGCTGGAAGCGAAGCTCACCGCAGAGTACTACAGCATCATTTCCGCCTATGACGGCGAGGAAACGTTGCGTCAGGTCCGCGAGGCGGCGCCTGACGTCGTTCTCCTCGATGTCATGATGCCGGGCATGGACGGGTTTGAGGTCTGTGAAAGAATCAAGGCGGATCCTGCGACTTCACACATTCCTGTCGTTATGGTCACCGCCCTCTCTGACCGGGCCGACCGGCTCCGCGGCCTCGAAGTGGGCGCCGACGATTTCCTGACCAAGCCGGTGCGCGACGAAGCCCTTTTTTCCCGCCTGAAATCTCTCATCCGTTTCAAGCAGACCATGGACGAATGGCGCGTGCGCGAGGAATCATTCGGCCAGTTCGGCGGTTCCGAGGAACTGGCAAAAATGCGGGATCTCGGGATCAGGGGCGCCCGGGTGCTGGCAGTCGACGAGTATGACGAAGCGCGTGCCCATCTGTGTGAAATATTCGCTCAGGCAGGCGCTGACATAGAATCGGCCAAGGGCAATGACGAGGCGTTCGCGCGGCTGGCCCAGGCGGATTACGATCTGCTCGTGGTCGGCTCCGTCGAAGGGGGCGGCGCGGTGCGATTCTGTTCACAATTGCGCGCGCGTCCCGAGAGTCGATCGGTCCCCATCATCGTGATCGGGAACGAGCAGATGCAGGAAGAGCTTTTCAAGGCGCTCGACCTTGGCGTCAACGACTATGTCGTGCGTCCGCTGGATCGAGCGGAGCTCACAGCCCGTGCCAAGACGCAGGTCGCGCGCCACAAGTACCATCGCTGGCTGAAGGACGGTTATGCCCGGAGTCTCGATTTGGCTCTGACGGATCCACTGACGGGGGTCTACAACAGGCGCTATTTCGAGGTGCACCTTGAAAAGAAGCTGGCACAGATGCGCCCGGGCTCGTCACTTGGGCTGATCTTTATGGACATCGATTCGTTCAAACAGATTAACGATTCCCAAGGCCATGCGGTGGGGGACCGCGTCCTCATGGAGGTCGCCAGGATATTGCGTGAGCGGGTGCGCGAGTTCGACATGGTGGCGCGGCTTGGGGGGGATGAGTTTGTCGTCGTCACGCCGGATATGAGCGAGGACTTGCTTTTGCGAGTGACCGATCGTCTTTGTGAGGCAATCAGGGGGCTTGCCATCGAGCCTGTCAAACCGGGACAGGCCAGTCTCGCCATTACGATGAGTGTCGGCGCTGCGTTGACCGAGGCGGCGGCCGTCAGTCCGGTCGAGTTGCTGGGCCTGGCAGATACAGCCATGTATCAGGCGAAATTCGCCGGTGGCAACTGTGTCAGGATCGAGACGGTCAGTGCCGGACGGCCGCACGGTGGCGGGTCCGGTGACGCGGCGGCGGCCAGATAG
- a CDS encoding CDP-alcohol phosphatidyltransferase family protein yields MVDSYRYSFTIPNIITLLRLMCAPLVIWLVLEDHLVAAFWVFILAGISDGVDGFIAKTFDLRSLLGAYIDPLADKALLVSIYVSLGLKGYIPDWLVILVVFRDAVIVGGLILEHMLRDHVVMKPLLISKANTLLQITLAGFVLAKLGGYIDAGVWLSVLIYMVAATTLASGALYVWNGLMGIDKAGGPV; encoded by the coding sequence ATGGTCGACAGTTACCGCTACTCCTTCACGATTCCCAACATCATCACCTTGCTCAGGCTGATGTGCGCGCCCCTCGTGATATGGCTTGTGCTGGAGGACCATCTGGTGGCCGCATTCTGGGTCTTTATCCTGGCGGGAATCTCGGACGGGGTTGATGGCTTCATTGCCAAGACATTCGACCTGAGGTCTCTTTTGGGCGCGTATATCGATCCGCTTGCCGACAAGGCGCTGCTCGTGAGCATCTACGTGTCACTTGGTCTCAAGGGCTATATACCGGACTGGCTTGTCATTCTGGTGGTTTTCCGCGATGCGGTCATCGTCGGGGGCCTCATACTGGAGCACATGCTGCGCGATCACGTCGTGATGAAGCCCCTGCTGATCTCGAAAGCGAACACGTTGCTCCAGATAACACTCGCCGGGTTTGTTCTCGCAAAGCTTGGCGGTTATATCGACGCAGGAGTCTGGCTCAGCGTGCTGATTTACATGGTCGCCGCCACGACCCTTGCCTCCGGAGCGCTCTACGTATGGAACGGCCTGATGGGAATCGATAAAGCGGGAGGACCGGTATGA
- a CDS encoding S41 family peptidase: MTSRDDNRKKPARTSLHVCRAMLLLGAMVPVLAACATPNRIVSNRGVVDSDASEVLAVGYRNIAERYIDPMRPQQIARNALEGLSHIDGNISVRVEGDDLMLVSDTHVRGHYRIPAEDDVEGWARLTFDVIDAGRAVSPNLRKASDEELYTAVFDAALDDLDGFSRYVGASAADNTRAHRTGFGGLGVRLRHEDGILTILDVYDDSPAATGGLEAGDSISHIDGQPVRDLTPTEAVDRLRGPIGSHINLTIKKKNGNRTVELRRALIVPRTVSMVQENRIATIRIDSFNRRTARNVARFIRRAEQDTLGTLKGLILDLRDNPGGLLDQSVLVADMFLDHGQILKTKGRHPQSSQNFGADSRDVALGVPIVVLINGGSASASEIVAAALQDQGRAVVVGSKSYGKGTVQNVVRLPNNGEIILTWSLIYTPSGYMLNKLGVLPTLCTSSAGDGAAPSVSQIDALLDAEIAKPRTSLTSWRYASADTRKLIEATCPAVSKNSDRDLQIARLLLEHPVLYAKALMLSGPEISTAQAADTD; this comes from the coding sequence ATGACATCTCGCGACGATAACCGGAAAAAGCCGGCGAGGACTTCCCTCCACGTTTGCCGGGCCATGCTGTTGCTCGGGGCCATGGTCCCGGTGCTGGCCGCCTGCGCGACACCGAACCGGATCGTCAGCAATCGTGGTGTTGTCGATTCCGATGCGAGCGAGGTGCTGGCCGTGGGGTATCGCAACATTGCCGAGCGCTATATCGATCCCATGCGGCCGCAGCAGATCGCCCGGAACGCGCTCGAAGGGCTGAGCCATATCGACGGCAATATTTCGGTTCGGGTCGAGGGCGATGATCTGATGCTGGTATCGGACACCCATGTCCGTGGCCATTACCGCATCCCGGCCGAGGACGATGTCGAGGGCTGGGCACGCCTGACCTTCGATGTGATCGATGCCGGCCGCGCGGTTTCTCCCAATCTCAGAAAAGCATCGGACGAGGAACTCTATACGGCCGTGTTCGACGCCGCGCTCGATGACCTGGACGGCTTCTCCCGATATGTCGGGGCATCGGCGGCAGACAACACGCGCGCGCACCGGACCGGGTTTGGCGGGCTTGGCGTAAGGCTCCGCCACGAAGACGGGATCCTCACGATTCTCGATGTCTATGACGACAGTCCCGCGGCCACGGGCGGGCTGGAGGCCGGCGATTCCATCAGCCATATCGACGGCCAGCCGGTACGCGACCTGACACCGACCGAAGCGGTGGACAGGCTGCGCGGCCCGATCGGAAGCCATATCAACCTGACCATCAAGAAGAAGAACGGCAACCGCACCGTGGAGCTGCGTCGTGCGCTGATCGTGCCGCGCACCGTGTCCATGGTGCAGGAGAACCGGATAGCCACGATCCGCATCGATTCCTTCAACCGGCGGACGGCCCGTAACGTGGCCCGCTTCATCCGCCGGGCCGAACAGGACACGCTGGGCACTCTGAAGGGGCTCATTCTCGATTTGCGCGATAACCCGGGCGGCCTGCTCGACCAATCGGTCCTGGTCGCCGACATGTTCCTCGATCACGGCCAGATCCTCAAGACCAAGGGACGCCACCCGCAAAGCAGTCAGAATTTCGGCGCCGATTCCCGCGACGTCGCCCTTGGCGTTCCGATCGTGGTCCTGATCAATGGCGGTTCGGCGTCGGCTTCCGAAATCGTCGCCGCCGCCCTTCAGGACCAGGGCCGCGCCGTCGTTGTCGGTTCAAAATCCTATGGCAAGGGCACGGTGCAGAATGTGGTCCGCCTGCCCAATAACGGGGAAATCATCCTCACATGGTCGCTGATCTATACCCCGTCCGGTTATATGCTGAACAAGCTCGGCGTCCTGCCTACACTGTGCACCAGCTCGGCCGGGGACGGGGCAGCACCGAGTGTGAGCCAGATCGACGCCCTGCTCGACGCCGAAATTGCCAAACCCCGCACGAGCCTGACCTCCTGGCGCTACGCCAGTGCGGACACGCGAAAACTGATCGAGGCCACCTGCCCGGCCGTCTCCAAGAATTCGGACCGGGATCTCCAGATCGCCCGGCTCCTTCTCGAGCATCCGGTCCTGTACGCCAAGGCGCTGATGCTTTCCGGCCCGGAAATCTCGACGGCCCAGGCCGCAGACACGGATTAA
- the rnd gene encoding ribonuclease D, giving the protein MDLITETAALAEFTEKLATEPFVTVDTEFVRERTYWPRLCLLQLGGADRAVAVDALAPGIDLSPVAALFASSGPVKVFHSARQDIEIFVNLWGEVPTPLFDTQVAAMVCGFGDSVGYEKLVNKIARAKLDKASRFTDWAHRPLTERQLKYALGDVTYLREIYCWLEKELARTGRAAWVSEEMEILKRPETYLVHPEDAWRRLKTRSTDPRFLAIVRELAAWREEAARTRNIPRNWIIKDDVLLDIAARSPQSPDELRQSRRVPKDFSESKLAPAILEAVARGRALPAEECPMVDGRPDLPANKRPLVELMKVLLKLKCDEHDVAQKLVASSEDLERIALDDSAAVPALQGWRRHVFGDDALALKQGRIALTVDSRGLRQIPI; this is encoded by the coding sequence ATGGACCTGATCACCGAGACCGCCGCACTCGCGGAGTTCACCGAGAAGCTCGCCACCGAACCCTTCGTCACTGTTGACACGGAATTCGTCCGGGAACGGACCTATTGGCCGCGCCTGTGCCTCTTGCAGCTCGGCGGAGCCGACCGGGCGGTCGCGGTCGACGCGCTGGCGCCGGGGATCGATCTCTCGCCGGTCGCGGCTCTGTTCGCCAGTTCCGGCCCGGTCAAGGTCTTTCATTCAGCCCGACAGGACATAGAGATCTTCGTCAATCTCTGGGGCGAGGTGCCGACCCCCCTTTTCGACACGCAGGTTGCCGCCATGGTCTGCGGTTTCGGCGACTCGGTGGGGTATGAGAAACTTGTGAACAAAATTGCCAGGGCCAAACTCGACAAGGCAAGCCGGTTTACCGATTGGGCGCACCGGCCGCTGACCGAACGCCAGCTAAAATACGCACTTGGCGACGTCACCTATCTGCGTGAGATTTACTGCTGGCTTGAGAAAGAGCTGGCGCGAACAGGGCGCGCGGCCTGGGTCAGCGAAGAAATGGAAATTCTCAAGAGGCCGGAAACCTATCTGGTCCACCCCGAGGATGCCTGGCGGCGGCTCAAGACGCGCAGCACCGATCCCCGTTTTCTGGCCATCGTGCGCGAATTGGCCGCCTGGCGGGAAGAGGCGGCACGGACGCGCAACATACCGCGCAACTGGATCATCAAGGATGACGTCCTGCTCGATATCGCCGCCCGCAGCCCCCAGTCACCGGATGAACTGCGCCAGTCGCGACGGGTACCCAAGGATTTCAGCGAAAGCAAGCTGGCGCCGGCAATTCTGGAGGCGGTTGCCCGTGGCCGCGCTCTTCCGGCCGAGGAATGTCCGATGGTCGACGGGCGACCCGATCTGCCTGCCAACAAGCGCCCCCTTGTGGAATTGATGAAGGTCCTTCTCAAGTTGAAATGCGACGAGCACGATGTCGCGCAGAAGCTGGTGGCCAGCAGCGAGGATCTGGAACGAATCGCGCTCGATGACAGTGCAGCGGTTCCGGCCCTCCAAGGCTGGCGACGGCACGTCTTCGGTGATGATGCGCTCGCGCTCAAGCAGGGGCGGATCGCGCTGACGGTCGATTCCCGCGGACTGCGCCAGATTCCGATCTAG
- a CDS encoding DUF1849 family protein, translating to MRAATATILVFLCLSAHGGVVLAATLAPHRASYTLEPGGARPGSDIIRADGRMWVEVGKSCDGWLSSQRIKMAAFPREGAAINTDTAYTSWESFDGLQFRFATQTNRDGRAAERRAGHATLERPGGPGQVILTAPEKGTVDLSAGTVFPTRHLLEILDMAGAGKRQFSRTVFDGSTPQGSSDTSVLVLSHIPPGKVPDSGLGLPDIGRWNVQIAFYDPDNRNGAPDYEMSVRLFENGVAEAMVLDFGNFTVRASLEEFEFLPEPAC from the coding sequence ATGCGTGCCGCAACCGCCACGATCCTGGTGTTTCTCTGCCTGTCTGCGCATGGTGGAGTCGTTCTGGCTGCAACCCTGGCGCCTCACCGGGCCAGCTATACGCTGGAGCCGGGTGGGGCCCGGCCGGGCAGCGATATCATCCGCGCCGATGGCAGGATGTGGGTCGAGGTCGGAAAATCCTGTGATGGGTGGCTGTCTTCGCAGCGGATCAAGATGGCGGCGTTCCCCCGAGAGGGGGCGGCGATCAACACGGACACGGCCTATACCAGTTGGGAGAGTTTCGACGGACTTCAATTCCGCTTCGCCACGCAGACCAACCGGGACGGCCGGGCGGCGGAACGTCGGGCCGGGCATGCGACCCTGGAACGGCCGGGCGGGCCAGGACAGGTGATCCTCACGGCGCCGGAGAAGGGAACCGTCGATCTGTCGGCCGGAACGGTCTTTCCGACCCGGCATCTGTTGGAAATTCTCGACATGGCCGGAGCCGGAAAACGCCAGTTTTCGCGCACCGTATTCGATGGCAGCACGCCCCAGGGGTCGAGTGACACCAGCGTCCTGGTCCTTTCGCACATTCCGCCGGGCAAGGTGCCAGACTCGGGTCTGGGCCTGCCCGATATCGGACGATGGAACGTCCAGATCGCCTTCTACGACCCCGACAACCGGAATGGCGCGCCCGATTACGAGATGAGCGTCCGGCTCTTTGAGAACGGGGTGGCGGAGGCAATGGTGCTGGATTTCGGTAACTTTACCGTCCGCGCCAGCCTCGAGGAGTTCGAATTCCTGCCCGAGCCTGCCTGCTAG
- the aspS gene encoding aspartate--tRNA ligase — MHPYRTHTCGELRESHVGEVVRLSGWVHRIRDHGHLLFVDLRDHYGLTQCVVEAGDPGFSEISNWRLESVVSVTGPLAARSADTVNPQLATGAVELRVREFEMLSASDPLPLQVNSDQDYGEDVRLTYRYLDLRRERMHRNLTLRSAIISSIRRRMVEAGFNELQTPILTASSPEGARDYVVPSRVHAGKFYALPQAPQLFKQLLMIAGFDRYFQIAPCFRDEDSRADRLPGEFYQLDFEMSFVTQEDVFNAIEPVIHGVFEEFSGGKAVTPLPFPRIPYEEAVLKYGNDTPDLRNPIVNADVTEIFRDSDFQIFASQISGGALVRAIPAPGAARQPRSYFDKMNDWAREQGAAGLGYVIFDGGEVKGPIAKRLDEARLARLREAAGLTDGDAVFFACGHPKESARLAAAARNRVGLELDLLEKDTFRFCWIVDYPMYEQDEITGAVEFSHNPFSMPQGGLEALNALPPFEIKAYQYDIVCNGIELSSGAIRNHLPEIMYRAFEIAGYSAGDLEEKFGGLLSAFKLGAPPHGGAAPGIDRIVMMLLGEPNLREVVAFPLNQQAEDLMLGAPSALGAERLRELHVDIRKPPVRKPEAAEREG, encoded by the coding sequence ATGCATCCCTACCGCACTCATACTTGCGGCGAGTTACGCGAGTCCCATGTCGGCGAGGTCGTCCGGCTATCCGGCTGGGTACACCGGATTCGAGATCACGGTCATCTTTTGTTTGTCGATTTGCGCGACCATTACGGGCTGACGCAATGTGTTGTCGAGGCCGGCGACCCCGGCTTTTCCGAAATTTCGAATTGGCGGCTGGAAAGCGTCGTCTCGGTGACCGGCCCGCTCGCCGCGCGCTCCGCCGATACGGTTAATCCGCAATTGGCGACCGGTGCGGTGGAGCTTCGTGTCCGCGAGTTCGAGATGCTGTCGGCATCCGATCCGCTGCCGCTGCAAGTCAACAGCGATCAGGATTATGGCGAGGATGTGCGGCTGACGTATCGCTACCTCGACCTGCGGCGCGAGCGCATGCACCGTAATCTGACACTGCGGAGCGCGATCATTTCCAGCATCCGCCGCCGTATGGTCGAGGCCGGGTTCAACGAATTGCAAACGCCGATCCTGACGGCGAGCTCGCCCGAAGGCGCACGGGATTACGTTGTACCCTCGCGCGTGCATGCGGGAAAATTCTATGCGCTTCCCCAGGCGCCGCAGTTGTTCAAGCAATTGCTGATGATTGCCGGTTTCGATCGTTACTTCCAGATCGCCCCCTGTTTTCGAGACGAGGACAGCCGGGCGGACCGGCTGCCCGGGGAGTTCTATCAGCTTGATTTTGAGATGTCCTTCGTGACACAGGAAGATGTGTTCAACGCGATCGAGCCGGTAATCCACGGTGTGTTTGAGGAATTTAGTGGCGGCAAGGCCGTGACGCCACTGCCGTTTCCACGGATCCCGTACGAGGAAGCGGTGCTGAAATATGGCAACGACACGCCCGATTTGCGCAACCCCATCGTCAATGCGGATGTGACTGAGATATTCCGCGATTCCGATTTCCAGATTTTCGCCAGTCAGATCAGCGGAGGCGCTCTGGTCCGGGCCATTCCGGCGCCCGGGGCGGCCAGGCAGCCGCGGAGCTATTTCGACAAGATGAACGACTGGGCGCGCGAGCAGGGGGCGGCGGGCCTGGGCTACGTTATTTTCGACGGAGGCGAGGTGAAGGGGCCTATCGCCAAGCGGCTCGACGAGGCGCGGCTGGCCCGGCTCCGGGAGGCCGCGGGGCTGACCGACGGGGACGCGGTGTTTTTCGCCTGCGGTCACCCGAAGGAATCAGCCCGGCTGGCGGCGGCGGCGCGAAACAGGGTCGGGCTGGAGCTGGACCTCCTGGAAAAGGACACGTTCCGGTTTTGCTGGATCGTCGATTATCCGATGTATGAACAGGACGAAATCACGGGCGCCGTCGAGTTCAGCCATAATCCTTTCTCGATGCCTCAAGGGGGACTTGAGGCTCTCAATGCACTGCCACCTTTTGAAATCAAGGCGTATCAGTACGATATCGTGTGCAACGGCATCGAGCTGTCGAGCGGCGCCATCCGTAACCACTTGCCGGAAATCATGTACCGGGCCTTTGAGATCGCCGGCTACAGCGCTGGAGATCTGGAAGAGAAGTTCGGCGGACTATTGAGCGCTTTCAAGCTGGGGGCACCGCCCCATGGCGGCGCGGCCCCCGGGATCGACAGGATTGTGATGATGCTCCTGGGCGAGCCCAATCTTCGGGAGGTGGTAGCCTTCCCGCTCAACCAGCAGGCAGAAGATCTCATGTTGGGGGCGCCCTCCGCGCTTGGCGCAGAACGCCTGCGCGAGCTTCACGTCGATATCCGCAAGCCCCCTGTGCGAAAGCCTGAGGCGGCGGAAAGGGAAGGCTGA